In one window of Desulfovermiculus halophilus DSM 18834 DNA:
- the rplT gene encoding 50S ribosomal protein L20, giving the protein MRIKRGKTAHQRHKKYLKMAKGYRGGRSKLFRTARETVEHALCNAYRDRKRKKREFRKLWIMRINAAARQNGMSYSRLMSGLRTKDIQLNRKVLADMAVFDQDGFAQLVDMVNAKEH; this is encoded by the coding sequence ATGCGCATAAAGCGAGGCAAGACCGCTCATCAGCGGCATAAGAAATATCTGAAGATGGCCAAGGGCTACCGCGGGGGACGGAGCAAGCTCTTCCGTACCGCCCGGGAAACGGTTGAACACGCCTTGTGCAACGCCTATCGGGACAGGAAGCGCAAAAAGCGTGAGTTCCGCAAACTGTGGATCATGCGGATCAATGCCGCCGCCAGGCAGAACGGCATGAGCTACAGCCGGCTCATGTCCGGACTGCGGACCAAGGACATACAGCTAAACCGCAAGGTCCTCGCCGACATGGCGGTCTTTGATCAGGATGGCTTCGCCCAGCTGGTGGACATGGTCAATGCAAAGGAACACTGA
- the pheS gene encoding phenylalanine--tRNA ligase subunit alpha, with translation MQRNTEVDISGSSFVHVLDQLLEEGLEDIRTARTVDEIEQARIAYLGRKGKVAAHMASLPSLPAEDRPQAGQKANAVKTELTQALQEARDRLEQQAKADEEAGFDPTLPGRTPWIGGVHPITQVQDEICSVFARIGFDVVAGPEVETDFYNFEALNIPQDHPARDMQDTLYISDSIVLRTHTSPLQIRTMRAGMPPLAAVAPGKVYRRDADLTHSPMFHQIEGFLVDTQVSMADLRGTLTYFVHHIFDSQTRVRFRPSFFPFTEPSAEVDISCVICGGSGQTGNEPCRVCKQTGWVEILGCGMIDPAVFTAVGYDPEAYTGFAFGLGVERVAMLKYGIDDLRLFFENDLRFLHQFQGPPRTL, from the coding sequence ATGCAAAGGAACACTGAGGTGGATATCTCCGGATCATCTTTTGTTCACGTCTTGGACCAGCTTCTGGAGGAAGGGCTCGAGGACATACGCACCGCCCGGACCGTCGACGAGATCGAGCAGGCCCGGATAGCCTATCTGGGCCGCAAGGGCAAAGTCGCTGCCCATATGGCCTCGCTGCCCTCGCTCCCTGCCGAGGACCGCCCTCAGGCCGGGCAAAAGGCCAACGCGGTCAAGACCGAGCTGACCCAGGCCCTGCAGGAAGCCAGGGATCGGCTTGAACAGCAGGCCAAAGCGGATGAGGAAGCCGGCTTTGATCCCACGCTTCCGGGCAGGACGCCGTGGATCGGAGGGGTGCATCCCATCACCCAGGTCCAGGACGAGATATGTTCCGTCTTCGCCCGAATCGGGTTCGATGTGGTCGCCGGTCCGGAGGTGGAGACCGACTTTTACAACTTCGAGGCCTTAAACATCCCTCAGGACCATCCTGCGCGGGATATGCAGGACACCCTGTATATCTCGGACAGCATCGTCCTGCGCACCCACACCTCTCCGCTCCAGATCCGGACAATGCGCGCAGGAATGCCCCCGCTGGCTGCAGTAGCGCCCGGCAAGGTCTATCGCCGGGATGCAGACCTGACCCATTCCCCGATGTTCCACCAGATAGAAGGCTTCCTGGTCGATACCCAGGTCAGCATGGCCGACCTGCGGGGGACCTTGACGTATTTTGTCCACCACATATTCGATTCCCAGACCAGGGTCCGCTTCCGTCCCAGCTTCTTTCCCTTCACCGAACCGAGCGCGGAAGTTGATATAAGCTGCGTCATCTGCGGTGGATCGGGGCAGACAGGCAATGAGCCGTGCAGGGTGTGCAAGCAGACCGGATGGGTGGAGATCCTGGGCTGCGGGATGATCGACCCGGCGGTCTTTACCGCGGTCGGCTACGACCCGGAGGCGTACACCGGCTTCGCTTTTGGACTCGGAGTCGAACGGGTAGCCATGCTGAAATACGGAATAGACGACCTGCGCCTGTTTTTTGAGAACGACCTGCGCTTTTTGCATCAGTTTCAGGGGCCGCCCCGGACCCTGTAG
- a CDS encoding LysO family transporter, translating into MAWILLFFVAGIALGSLLGHKHRFMRSIGRLSEGLVLLLLFLLGAVIGSNDQVMGHLWGLGWNALILAAGSILGSLILSKPVEHLLPGDIHEG; encoded by the coding sequence ATGGCTTGGATACTGCTGTTTTTTGTCGCCGGCATTGCGCTGGGCAGCCTCTTGGGGCATAAACACCGATTCATGCGCAGCATAGGGAGGCTGAGCGAGGGCCTGGTCCTCCTCCTTTTGTTTCTTTTGGGTGCGGTCATAGGCTCAAATGATCAAGTCATGGGCCATCTCTGGGGATTGGGTTGGAACGCGCTTATCCTGGCCGCAGGATCCATCCTGGGCAGCCTGATCCTGTCCAAGCCCGTGGAGCATCTCTTGCCTGGAGATATCCATGAAGGGTAG
- a CDS encoding pyridoxal phosphate-dependent aminotransferase, which translates to MHLSQRILAVKPSATLSINAKAAELKAQGQEIISLAAGEPDFQPPKHVLQAAKDAIDQGFVRYTPVPGLPELRQAVAGYCSKQYGHTLTPNMTIATNGGKQGLYSLFQCLLDPGDEVLIPAPYWVSYPDMVALAQGNPVVVPSSPDRNFRITPSDLQPLLTDRTRILVLNTPSNPTGSHYTQAEIDDIISWAVDNDVFVISDEIYDQLVYPPAEPATAGKWLQKHPMHVAVCNGLSKSFAMTGWRMGYVLAHPDLIAKLSTIQGQSTSNVCVLVQKAAVAALQGPTDFLQEQREVFQRRRDLALEHIASWPGISCPEPDGAFYLFPRMDTLYSPVIPDSTALCTFLLEKAKVALVPGGAFGDDRCVRISYALDDRSLVQALDRLKAAVCDLADSSRVHE; encoded by the coding sequence ATGCATTTGTCCCAACGAATCCTCGCAGTCAAGCCTTCAGCCACCTTGAGCATCAACGCCAAGGCGGCTGAGCTCAAGGCCCAGGGGCAGGAAATCATCAGCCTGGCCGCGGGCGAGCCTGATTTTCAGCCCCCCAAGCACGTGCTGCAGGCAGCCAAAGATGCCATAGACCAGGGGTTTGTCCGTTACACCCCGGTTCCCGGGCTGCCCGAGCTCCGCCAGGCCGTGGCCGGCTATTGCTCAAAACAGTACGGACACACCCTCACACCCAACATGACCATTGCCACCAATGGAGGCAAACAAGGCCTGTACAGCCTCTTTCAGTGCCTGTTGGACCCCGGGGACGAGGTGCTCATTCCCGCCCCCTATTGGGTCAGCTATCCGGATATGGTCGCCTTGGCCCAAGGTAACCCGGTTGTGGTCCCGTCCAGCCCGGACCGGAACTTTCGGATAACGCCCTCGGACCTCCAGCCCCTGCTCACCGACAGGACCCGCATCCTGGTTCTGAACACACCCTCCAACCCCACCGGAAGCCATTACACCCAGGCCGAAATCGATGACATCATATCCTGGGCCGTGGACAATGATGTCTTTGTCATATCCGACGAGATCTATGACCAGCTGGTCTATCCCCCGGCTGAACCGGCAACGGCCGGGAAATGGCTTCAAAAACACCCGATGCACGTAGCTGTCTGCAACGGGCTGTCCAAGTCCTTCGCCATGACCGGATGGCGCATGGGCTATGTTCTGGCCCATCCGGACCTGATCGCCAAGCTGAGCACCATCCAGGGGCAAAGCACCTCCAATGTCTGCGTCTTGGTCCAAAAAGCGGCAGTGGCAGCACTTCAAGGCCCCACAGACTTCCTCCAGGAGCAGCGGGAGGTGTTTCAAAGACGGCGCGACCTGGCCTTGGAGCACATCGCCTCCTGGCCCGGCATCTCCTGCCCCGAGCCGGACGGTGCCTTTTACCTTTTCCCCCGCATGGACACACTGTACTCCCCAGTGATCCCGGACTCCACCGCCCTTTGCACTTTTCTGCTGGAAAAGGCCAAGGTAGCCCTGGTCCCTGGAGGTGCCTTTGGCGACGACCGCTGCGTGCGCATTTCTTATGCCCTGGACGACAGGAGCCTGGTCCAGGCCCTGGATCGGCTCAAAGCAGCTGTCTGCGACCTGGCAGACTCAAGCCGCGTACACGAATGA
- a CDS encoding MerR family transcriptional regulator produces MASRGERTYKIGYAAQLLGLEPYVLRFWETEFPQLRPIRTPKGQRLYTDDHLRLIGRIKTLLYEHGLTIDGARRKLDQDSHWLDMLADIHTELLDIRHSLLSGPLQPDSVTSSRAAMPSKTPPSGQEQGNQDRHQEGEDDAVDHGEQGEPGPNQPVNNRQSGIH; encoded by the coding sequence ATGGCCAGCCGGGGGGAACGGACCTACAAGATCGGGTACGCAGCCCAGCTTCTGGGCCTTGAGCCCTACGTTCTCCGCTTTTGGGAAACAGAGTTCCCCCAGTTGCGCCCGATCCGAACCCCCAAGGGCCAGCGGTTGTACACAGACGACCATTTGCGCCTCATCGGCCGAATCAAGACCCTCCTGTACGAGCACGGGCTGACCATCGACGGGGCCCGGCGCAAGCTGGACCAGGACAGCCACTGGTTGGACATGCTCGCGGACATCCACACGGAGCTGCTGGACATCCGCCACTCGCTCCTTTCCGGCCCTCTCCAGCCCGATTCGGTTACCTCGTCCAGGGCAGCGATGCCCTCGAAGACACCCCCCTCAGGCCAAGAGCAGGGGAACCAGGACCGGCACCAGGAGGGTGAGGACGATGCCGTTGATCACGGAGAGCAGGGAGAGCCTGGTCCCAACCAGCCGGTGAATAACCGGCAGAGTGGTATCCATTGA
- the serB gene encoding phosphoserine phosphatase SerB — MSGQLYSISLSGPNQTSLVQNITRTLSQYKAHILDISEAVIHDWLSMALLIELHPPGYPDDLFAALLQTAKTHSLHLEFGKISQEDYERWVQAQEGSKSIITLLSHRISALHIHQVAELVSEHGLDIVSMQRLSYLDSPRGTVHPSMACIEFVLHGHPLDMHMVRNALLHLSHQDGIDLALQEESPFRRQRRLIAFDMDSTLIQTEVIDELAREAGVGEEVSAITAKAMQGELDFQTSLRERVSLLKGLDVAILDQVAQRMPLAQGASRLISSLKRLGYTVAVISGGFTYFGSYLQQQLGLDYVFANELEMEAGRLTGRLKGEIVDGPRKAELLQRLADSKGLNMHQVVAVGDGANDLPMLNAAGLGIAFHAKPLVRQGAKQSISNVGLDGILYFLGLRDQDAPR; from the coding sequence ATGTCAGGACAACTGTATTCCATTTCCCTGAGCGGCCCGAACCAAACCAGCCTGGTCCAGAACATCACCCGGACCTTGAGCCAGTACAAGGCGCACATCCTGGACATCTCCGAGGCGGTTATCCACGACTGGCTGAGCATGGCCCTGCTCATTGAACTTCATCCCCCGGGGTATCCGGACGACCTGTTTGCAGCCCTGCTCCAAACCGCCAAGACCCACAGCCTGCACCTTGAATTCGGCAAGATCTCCCAGGAGGACTACGAACGGTGGGTCCAGGCCCAGGAAGGCTCGAAAAGCATCATCACCCTCCTCAGCCACCGCATCAGTGCACTGCATATCCATCAAGTGGCCGAGCTGGTCTCCGAGCACGGGCTGGACATCGTATCCATGCAGCGGCTGTCCTATCTGGACTCGCCCCGGGGGACGGTCCACCCGAGCATGGCCTGCATAGAGTTCGTCCTCCACGGCCATCCCCTGGACATGCATATGGTGCGCAACGCGCTATTGCATCTCTCCCACCAGGACGGCATAGATCTGGCTTTGCAGGAGGAGAGCCCATTCCGTCGCCAGCGTCGGCTTATTGCCTTTGACATGGACTCCACTCTGATCCAGACCGAGGTGATTGACGAGCTGGCCAGGGAAGCCGGGGTGGGGGAGGAGGTCTCAGCCATAACCGCCAAAGCCATGCAGGGAGAGCTCGACTTTCAAACCAGCCTGCGGGAACGGGTCTCCCTGCTCAAGGGCTTGGATGTTGCGATCCTGGACCAGGTGGCCCAGCGCATGCCCCTGGCCCAGGGTGCATCCAGGCTCATCTCCAGCCTCAAGCGCCTGGGCTACACCGTTGCGGTCATTTCCGGAGGATTTACCTATTTCGGCTCCTACCTCCAGCAGCAGCTGGGCCTGGATTACGTCTTCGCCAATGAGCTGGAGATGGAAGCCGGGCGGCTCACCGGGAGGCTGAAGGGAGAGATCGTGGATGGCCCGCGCAAGGCTGAGCTCCTGCAGCGCCTCGCGGATTCCAAGGGCCTGAACATGCATCAGGTCGTCGCAGTGGGGGACGGGGCAAACGATCTGCCTATGCTCAACGCCGCCGGTCTGGGCATAGCCTTTCACGCCAAGCCCTTGGTCCGGCAGGGGGCCAAGCAGTCCATCAGCAATGTGGGGCTGGACGGCATCCTCTATTTTCTGGGTCTGCGGGACCAGGACGCCCCGCGATGA
- the topA gene encoding type I DNA topoisomerase, with the protein MSKDLIIVESPAKVKTISKFLGRDYLVEASVGHVRDLPGNKLGVDEDNDFRPQYQVLSGKQKVVSKLRKAANQAEQVFLAPDPDREGEAIAWHVAELIKSANSNIHRIQFNEITAGAVRDALKHPRQLDDRLFQSQQARRILDRLVGYKISPLLWQKVKRGISAGRVQSVALRLIVEREKERQAFVPEEYWVFKASLRAETLPEFEAELWKINGAKAKVGTQEQAEDLAAKVSAASFQVQEIKEKERSKQPKPPFITSSLQQEASNRHNFSAKQTMALAQQLYEGVDLGSRGTTALITYMRTDSVRISKEARDGAKEWILSNMGQDYYPPKPRTFKSKGSAQDAHEAIRPVDVSIHPDQVRSYLTRQQYQLYKLIWLRFMASQMAAAKFWDTTVTVRAENTLWRAKGERLTFPGFMSLYVPEDQKKEVQLPPMTEGEELSLQKLSKEQKFTQPPNRFTEASLVRKLEDEGIGRPSTYAQIISTLRDRDYVRMEGRQFLPTELGYTVNDLLVAHFSQLMDVGFTAQMENQLDQVATGEQDWLALLRRFTQDFNPTLDKAKQEMSEVKSGIPTEVTCEKCGRPMVIKFGKNGEFLACSGYPECTNTSNFARDEQGAIQLVAPPPQEQTKVGTCPKCGSDLVLKKARTGSRFIACSSYPKCKYAQPFGTGVPCPQEDCPGELVEKSSKRGKVFYACDQYPKCSYAVWDYPVQEPCPKCESPILVRKTTKARGEHLACPNRSCSYWRKLEDDAEGQASEDGEADSGDGEGKKAAGRTS; encoded by the coding sequence ATGAGTAAAGATTTAATAATCGTCGAGTCCCCGGCCAAAGTCAAGACCATCTCCAAGTTCTTGGGACGGGACTATCTGGTGGAGGCCTCGGTCGGCCATGTGCGGGATCTGCCCGGCAACAAGCTGGGGGTGGATGAAGACAACGACTTCAGGCCTCAGTATCAGGTCCTGTCCGGAAAACAAAAGGTGGTCAGCAAGCTGAGAAAGGCTGCGAACCAGGCCGAGCAGGTCTTTCTTGCCCCGGACCCGGACCGGGAGGGGGAGGCTATCGCCTGGCACGTGGCCGAGTTGATCAAGTCGGCGAACTCCAACATCCACCGCATCCAGTTCAACGAGATCACCGCCGGTGCGGTCAGGGACGCCCTCAAGCATCCCAGGCAGCTGGACGATCGTCTGTTTCAGTCCCAGCAGGCCAGACGGATTCTGGATCGTCTGGTGGGATACAAGATTTCCCCGCTGCTCTGGCAAAAAGTCAAGCGGGGCATCTCTGCGGGCCGGGTCCAGTCAGTGGCCCTGCGCCTGATAGTGGAGCGGGAAAAAGAGCGCCAGGCCTTTGTTCCTGAAGAGTACTGGGTGTTTAAGGCCAGCCTTCGAGCTGAGACACTGCCCGAATTTGAGGCTGAGCTGTGGAAGATCAACGGCGCGAAGGCCAAGGTCGGCACTCAGGAGCAGGCTGAGGATCTGGCCGCCAAGGTGTCCGCTGCTTCGTTTCAAGTCCAGGAGATCAAGGAGAAGGAGCGGAGCAAGCAGCCCAAACCCCCGTTCATCACCTCCAGCCTGCAGCAGGAGGCCAGCAACAGACATAACTTTTCGGCCAAGCAAACCATGGCTCTGGCCCAGCAGCTCTACGAAGGGGTCGACTTGGGGTCCAGGGGAACCACCGCCCTGATTACCTACATGCGGACCGACTCGGTGCGGATCTCCAAGGAGGCCAGAGACGGGGCCAAGGAATGGATACTTTCCAATATGGGCCAGGACTATTATCCGCCCAAGCCCCGGACCTTCAAGAGCAAGGGGTCGGCGCAGGACGCCCACGAAGCCATCCGGCCGGTCGATGTATCCATCCACCCGGACCAGGTCCGGTCCTATCTGACCCGGCAGCAGTATCAGCTCTACAAGCTTATCTGGCTCAGATTCATGGCTTCCCAGATGGCGGCGGCCAAGTTCTGGGACACGACAGTTACTGTCCGGGCCGAAAACACCCTGTGGCGGGCCAAGGGAGAACGCCTTACCTTTCCCGGGTTCATGAGCCTGTATGTCCCGGAAGACCAGAAGAAGGAGGTCCAGCTTCCGCCTATGACTGAAGGCGAGGAGCTCTCCCTGCAGAAGCTGTCCAAGGAGCAAAAGTTCACCCAGCCTCCGAACAGGTTCACCGAGGCCTCCCTGGTCCGCAAGCTGGAAGACGAGGGTATCGGCCGGCCGTCCACCTATGCCCAGATCATCAGCACCCTTCGGGACAGGGACTATGTTCGGATGGAAGGCAGGCAGTTCCTCCCCACGGAACTGGGCTATACAGTCAATGACCTGTTGGTGGCCCATTTCTCCCAGCTCATGGACGTGGGGTTCACCGCCCAGATGGAGAATCAGCTGGATCAGGTGGCCACCGGGGAGCAGGATTGGCTTGCCCTCCTCCGCCGGTTTACTCAGGATTTCAATCCCACCCTGGACAAGGCCAAGCAGGAGATGTCCGAAGTCAAGTCCGGGATTCCGACGGAGGTGACCTGCGAGAAGTGCGGGCGGCCCATGGTGATCAAGTTCGGCAAGAACGGGGAGTTTCTGGCCTGCAGCGGGTATCCGGAATGTACCAACACCTCGAACTTTGCCCGGGACGAGCAAGGGGCAATCCAGCTGGTCGCGCCGCCCCCTCAAGAGCAGACCAAAGTGGGCACCTGCCCCAAGTGCGGCTCTGACCTGGTGCTCAAAAAGGCCCGGACCGGGAGCCGGTTCATTGCCTGCTCCAGCTACCCAAAATGCAAGTACGCCCAGCCTTTCGGGACCGGTGTGCCGTGTCCCCAGGAAGACTGCCCCGGGGAGCTGGTGGAAAAGAGCTCCAAGCGGGGCAAGGTGTTCTACGCCTGCGATCAGTACCCCAAATGTTCCTATGCGGTCTGGGATTATCCGGTGCAGGAGCCCTGCCCCAAATGCGAGAGCCCGATCCTGGTCCGGAAAACGACCAAGGCCCGGGGCGAGCACTTGGCCTGCCCCAATCGGAGCTGCTCCTACTGGCGGAAGCTGGAAGATGACGCTGAGGGACAGGCTTCAGAAGATGGGGAGGCGGACTCCGGGGATGGAGAAGGGAAAAAGGCCGCGGGCCGCACTTCCTGA
- the pheT gene encoding phenylalanine--tRNA ligase subunit beta, translating into MLLSITWLTEFTPYTGSIDDLAHLLTMLGLEVEEIRHPFAHLDDFLVGRVTSCTPHPHADSLHLCSLDLGEGRIRDIVCGAPNIAADQNVAVAPVGATLPDGNMIQKVRIRGQESAGMILSEQEMGLGEDHSGIKLLPPGVAPGTALPQALSLDGAVFDLGITPNRADCLSVLGVAREVAAACGLPLHMPSISLQEDKQSASASLEVHIDDPKLCPLYQARVIEDISLGTSPDWLRWRLMGMGVRPINNIVDVTNYVMLELGQPLHAFDRSKVEGGKIRVARAKPEHSFQTLDGQDRTLTDEDLLIWDANRPIALAGVMGGANSEITESSTSLVLESAVFDPPTVRKTGRRLGLSSESAYRFERGVDQPGSSLALERAAQLISSLAGGRILQDRVRSEPRPWQPVQVPFRPQRSRDLLALDVDDSFCRQTLTRLGCQVQEEDSEWQVTPPSYRQDLEREVDLIEEVGRVYGMESIPATLPRINKPLHPGPAPEQGMAGYEFLTRVKAWAQGLGLTEVITYSFVGGKELDQLGLPEADRVLVHNPLSADQNTLRTVLTPGLLRSIRTNADQGAASCRLFEVARVFTSQPESETTVQEHTRLGLVLTGHRHPHTWPFEPDEADYQDLKGVVENLMYSFGLQRCRFVRQTGHCFLSPGVVIQQNGEEIGFLGRVQPHLAKAAHARSPIWLAELDMDRLADRYARQQTVYRPWPKFPPVHRDMTLIAGPDVGFEQIQDLIRSEAEKGHLEDVRLIDLYQPPEQLERNLTLRLRYRHPAKTLTDKEVDAEHNALGQALTTRLPLRFPST; encoded by the coding sequence ATGCTTCTGAGCATCACCTGGCTCACCGAATTTACGCCGTACACCGGCTCGATTGACGATCTGGCCCATCTGCTGACCATGCTCGGCCTTGAAGTCGAGGAAATACGCCATCCTTTCGCCCATCTGGACGACTTCCTGGTCGGCCGGGTCACATCCTGCACCCCCCATCCACATGCCGATTCCTTGCACCTGTGCTCCCTGGACCTCGGAGAGGGCCGGATCAGAGACATCGTCTGCGGGGCTCCGAATATTGCTGCGGACCAAAACGTGGCCGTGGCCCCGGTAGGGGCCACCCTCCCCGACGGGAACATGATACAAAAAGTCCGGATCCGGGGGCAGGAATCCGCAGGCATGATCCTTTCCGAACAGGAGATGGGGCTTGGGGAGGACCACAGCGGGATCAAGCTCCTCCCCCCCGGGGTGGCTCCCGGGACAGCACTGCCCCAGGCCCTGAGCCTGGATGGAGCGGTGTTCGACCTGGGCATTACCCCCAACCGGGCCGACTGCTTAAGCGTGCTGGGCGTGGCCAGGGAGGTGGCAGCAGCCTGTGGACTGCCCCTGCACATGCCCTCCATAAGCCTGCAGGAGGATAAGCAATCCGCCTCTGCCAGCCTGGAGGTGCACATCGACGATCCAAAACTCTGTCCCCTGTATCAGGCCAGGGTAATCGAGGATATCTCCCTGGGGACCAGTCCGGACTGGTTGCGCTGGCGGCTGATGGGCATGGGGGTTCGGCCCATCAACAATATCGTGGACGTGACCAACTACGTCATGCTCGAACTCGGACAGCCCCTGCACGCCTTTGACCGCAGCAAGGTGGAGGGCGGCAAGATCCGGGTGGCCAGGGCTAAGCCGGAACACTCCTTTCAGACCCTGGACGGCCAGGACAGAACCCTGACTGATGAGGACCTTTTGATCTGGGACGCCAACCGGCCGATTGCTCTGGCTGGGGTCATGGGCGGGGCCAACAGTGAAATCACCGAATCCAGCACATCCCTTGTCCTGGAATCCGCGGTGTTTGATCCCCCGACAGTGCGCAAGACCGGCCGACGGCTCGGCTTGTCCAGTGAGTCCGCCTACCGCTTTGAACGGGGTGTTGATCAGCCCGGCTCTTCTCTGGCCCTGGAACGGGCCGCACAGCTCATCAGCTCCCTGGCAGGGGGACGAATCCTCCAGGATCGCGTCCGATCCGAACCAAGGCCTTGGCAGCCTGTACAGGTCCCTTTTCGTCCCCAGCGTTCACGCGATCTTTTAGCCCTGGATGTGGACGATTCCTTCTGCCGGCAGACCCTGACCAGGCTCGGGTGCCAGGTACAGGAGGAAGACTCGGAATGGCAGGTTACCCCGCCCTCCTACCGCCAGGATCTGGAGAGGGAAGTTGATCTGATCGAAGAGGTCGGCCGCGTGTATGGAATGGAATCCATCCCGGCCACCCTACCTCGGATCAACAAGCCCCTGCACCCCGGTCCAGCCCCGGAACAGGGCATGGCCGGCTACGAGTTTTTGACCAGGGTCAAGGCCTGGGCCCAGGGCCTGGGGCTGACCGAAGTGATCACCTACAGCTTTGTCGGAGGCAAAGAACTGGACCAGTTGGGCCTGCCCGAAGCCGACCGGGTCTTGGTGCACAACCCCTTAAGTGCAGATCAGAACACACTTCGTACGGTCCTCACCCCCGGCTTGCTGCGCAGCATCCGGACCAATGCCGACCAAGGGGCAGCCAGCTGCCGTCTTTTCGAGGTGGCCAGGGTCTTTACCTCCCAGCCGGAGTCCGAAACCACGGTCCAGGAGCATACCCGCCTGGGCCTTGTGCTGACCGGTCACAGACATCCTCATACCTGGCCCTTTGAGCCGGATGAGGCCGACTACCAGGACCTCAAGGGCGTTGTAGAGAACCTGATGTACAGCTTCGGTCTGCAGAGATGTCGATTTGTTCGCCAGACCGGGCACTGCTTCCTTTCCCCCGGGGTGGTCATCCAGCAAAACGGGGAAGAAATCGGTTTTCTCGGCCGTGTACAGCCTCACCTGGCCAAAGCGGCCCACGCCCGTTCTCCGATCTGGCTGGCCGAACTGGACATGGATCGTTTGGCCGACAGGTATGCACGGCAGCAAACCGTCTATCGCCCGTGGCCCAAGTTTCCTCCTGTGCACCGGGACATGACCCTGATAGCCGGACCGGATGTCGGCTTTGAACAAATCCAGGACCTGATCAGGTCCGAGGCCGAAAAGGGCCACTTGGAGGACGTGCGACTCATCGACCTGTATCAGCCGCCAGAGCAGCTAGAACGAAATCTGACCTTGCGCCTGCGCTATCGGCACCCGGCCAAGACCCTGACGGACAAGGAAGTAGACGCTGAACACAACGCCCTGGGACAGGCATTGACCACTCGCCTGCCTTTGCGATTTCCGTCGACCTGA
- the era gene encoding GTPase Era: MQQPENMGKSGFVAIIGPPNAGKSSLLNAFLGHKLAIVTPKPQTTRNQISGILTRPGLQIVFLDTPGIHKPASRMNSLVVQVAWQALSGADLAILVCDVFLAATKPDRFLSELELMRSRISGLGIPLLIAVNKIDLLKNRNAVVPIIDQLSRLFPGAEIIPVSASARDNTEHLLSQIPPLLPEGPAMFPDDQLSTLPMRFLASEIIREKLFFSLERELPYSLAVGIEMWDQDPARDLVTIHAVIYVPKQSHKGIVIGQRGQRLKQVGQQAREELEDLADMHIHLQLWVKVKPRWTEDRNFVLQFLPELTG; this comes from the coding sequence ATGCAACAACCTGAAAATATGGGCAAAAGTGGATTCGTGGCCATTATCGGCCCCCCGAATGCCGGGAAGTCCTCTTTGCTGAACGCCTTTTTGGGCCACAAGCTGGCCATTGTCACCCCCAAGCCGCAGACCACCCGCAACCAAATCAGCGGCATCCTGACCCGCCCCGGCTTGCAGATTGTATTTCTGGACACGCCGGGCATTCACAAGCCGGCCTCCAGAATGAACTCTCTGGTGGTCCAGGTGGCCTGGCAAGCCCTGTCCGGTGCAGACCTGGCCATCCTGGTCTGCGACGTTTTCCTGGCCGCAACCAAACCGGACCGCTTCCTTTCCGAGCTGGAGTTGATGCGCTCCAGGATCTCTGGATTGGGCATCCCCCTCCTGATTGCAGTCAACAAGATCGATCTGCTCAAGAACCGCAATGCTGTTGTGCCCATTATCGATCAGTTGAGCCGTCTCTTCCCCGGCGCAGAGATCATCCCCGTGTCTGCCTCCGCCCGGGACAACACTGAGCATCTTTTGTCCCAAATCCCCCCCCTGCTTCCCGAAGGGCCGGCCATGTTTCCCGATGACCAGCTCTCCACCCTGCCCATGCGGTTTTTGGCCTCGGAAATCATCCGGGAAAAGCTGTTTTTCAGCCTTGAACGGGAGCTTCCCTACTCCCTGGCGGTCGGGATTGAGATGTGGGACCAGGATCCCGCCCGGGACCTGGTCACCATCCACGCCGTCATCTACGTCCCTAAACAGAGCCATAAAGGCATTGTCATCGGGCAGCGGGGGCAACGGCTCAAGCAGGTGGGCCAGCAGGCCAGGGAGGAACTGGAAGATCTTGCGGACATGCATATCCATCTTCAGCTGTGGGTCAAGGTCAAGCCGAGATGGACGGAAGACCGCAATTTCGTCCTCCAGTTTCTCCCCGAACTCACTGGCTGA